One Mycobacteriales bacterium genomic window, GCGAAGAGAATCGGCAGGCACAGGATCGCGTACCAGGGCAGGCTGAACGCCGCCGCGCCACCCGCCAGCACCAGCAGCGACACCTCGGTGGCGGTATCGAACCCGAGGCCGAAGAGCAGTCCCACCGGGTACATGTGCCATGGCTTGCGCACGGCCTTCGTCGCCCCGCCGAGGATGCGGTTCATGAAGCCGCGCTTGTCGAGGTGCTCCTCCAGGGCCGCCTCGTCGAAGGAACCCCGACGCATCCGGCGGAAGATCTTCAGGATCCCGACCAGGATCACCATGTTGATCGCCGCGATGAGCATGAGGAAGACGCCGGAGACCAGGGTGCCGATGAGACCGGTGGTCTGCTGGAGGCTCGAGGCACCGTTCTCGACCTGACCGGCCAGCGTCTTGACGCCGACACTGAGCAGGAAGCACAGGCCGAACACGACCGACGCGTGGCCGAGCGAGAAGAAGAACCCGACCGAGAGCGGGCGCTGCCCGTCGGACATCAGCTTGCGGGTCGTGTTGTCGATCGCCGCGATGTGGTCGGCGTCGAAGGCGTGGCGCATGCCGAGGGTGTAGGCGGTGATGCCGAGCCCGATGGTGAACGCGCCGGCCTTGCCCAGTGCGTAGTGGTGCGGTGCGACCAGCGCGATCAGGATGAACCAGCCCGCGATGTGCAGAAAAACCACGACGGCGATCATGGCCGCGATCCGCGACCACTCCCGGCGGGTCAAGGAGGCGCGCACCCGTTGGATCCGGGACACCGACTCCGTCATGACAGACACGAAGCTCCTCCGCAGTGGACGACCCGGCGCGCAGAAGCCTACCGTGATGCGAACAGTTCGCAAGTAGTACCTGCGAAGAAGGTGCAGGTGGCGCGGGGCGGTGGTGCTCGGCGAGACGCCGGGTTCGGACTAAGGTCCGACACACAGGGAGGTAGGAGTGGGTCGGCGGGAGCAGGGGCGGGCGCGTGCCGTGGAGGCCGCGCTGGACGCGATGCGTGCAGCCGGTCTGCGCCAGATGCCCTCGCGGGTGCTCATCGTCGAACGGCTCGCCGAGACCGACGGTCACATGTCGGCGGCCGAGATCCACCGGGACCGCGGCGACCCGTACGCCCAGGTCCACCTCGGCACCATCCACCGCGGCCTCGACGCGTTGGCGCGATCCGGTCTCGTGCATGTGGTCGACGACCACGGCACGCAACGGTTCGGGCTCTCCGTCCCGTCCCACCTGCACGCGATCTGCGACCGGTGCGGCGCAATGGTGGAGGTCTCCGCCGACGGCCTCGAACCCGTGATCGCCCGGCTCGCCGATCGAGCCGGGTTCGTCGTCCACCCGGACGGCGTCGTGCTCCGCGGTC contains:
- a CDS encoding HoxN/HupN/NixA family nickel/cobalt transporter, translating into MTESVSRIQRVRASLTRREWSRIAAMIAVVVFLHIAGWFILIALVAPHHYALGKAGAFTIGLGITAYTLGMRHAFDADHIAAIDNTTRKLMSDGQRPLSVGFFFSLGHASVVFGLCFLLSVGVKTLAGQVENGASSLQQTTGLIGTLVSGVFLMLIAAINMVILVGILKIFRRMRRGSFDEAALEEHLDKRGFMNRILGGATKAVRKPWHMYPVGLLFGLGFDTATEVSLLVLAGGAAAFSLPWYAILCLPILFAAGMSLLDTIDGSFMNFAYGWAFSKPVRKIYYNITITGLSVAVALVIGLIELVSILTDQMHITSGPLAAVGNLNLNYVGFVIVGLFVGTWAVALLVWRYGRIEEKWSAGLQQVPEIGD
- a CDS encoding transcriptional repressor, yielding MGRREQGRARAVEAALDAMRAAGLRQMPSRVLIVERLAETDGHMSAAEIHRDRGDPYAQVHLGTIHRGLDALARSGLVHVVDDHGTQRFGLSVPSHLHAICDRCGAMVEVSADGLEPVIARLADRAGFVVHPDGVVLRGRCRRCAKRR